A region of the Brienomyrus brachyistius isolate T26 chromosome 10, BBRACH_0.4, whole genome shotgun sequence genome:
ACGTCACCATTTGAGTCAGTTTGCACTGCTCTTCTCTAAACGCCTCCAGTCCTACTTGCAGCTAGCTTCTGCATATAGTGCCACAGGAGTCCCGGGTCTGACTCGTTGTGCTGGATCAGAGACTGCAACCCCTCTGCTTGGTCCAGGCTTTGCCAGTAATCTGGGGGCCACATCTGCAGCCAGCTGCCAACACAGACACGTACACATTTAtgtatttagcagatacttttgtccaaagtgatatAGAAGTTAAGCAAATAGCACAATACAAACCTACATGCTGTCAAATAGTCAAgaaggcataagtgcagctaggctgagcttccagtgaatgctgAGGTACAAGTTTCAGCAACTGAAGCAGGAGGTACAGAACAACGTCTGACAAAGCAAAAAGCTAAGAAGACTATTCAAGGACCAGATGTGCAATATAAGAACATTCAGGGAGGCACCGGGCTAGTAGAGGAGCCTCAAACACCCACAGTTTTCACACTGCAAGTCAGCACCCAACCCAGGATTAATTATCAATGCAAAGGCCTCCCACGAAGAGTGTGAATTCGCCTACCTCAGCTAAGAGCTGTAAGCTGCCACAAAACACGATGCCGGATTTGGCCGCCTCACCTGTCATTGGCGGGAAGGTCAGCGACGGTCCCAAAGCCAGGGCAGGGCAGCGGGCAGCCCATGTGGGAGCTGTTCGCCATTCTCGCCAGCGGTAAGGGGTTTTTCTTGGGGGCTCGGCGATGAGCTCGTGTGGCCACCAGCCGCTCATTCTCCCGGTCACACACGAAGCACTCGAAGCCATTGAGGTAGTTGGGCATGCTCATGTCGTTGACTCCCCACTCCCGGTCTCGCATCGCCTCCAGCAGGCGGGTGTTGGTAAGGCGCCCAGGGAGTTTGTACCCCAGGAAGCGGGCGTACTCCGCGTCATCGCCATCTAGTGCCTTCAGGTACTGGGCGAGCTCACGGGGGGAGGGGAAGTCGTCGATAAGAATGGCGGAGTGCTCACTGGGTAGCCAGTCCAGCACAGAGGCGGAGCCCCTGTACACAGGCACGCAGCCCTGGTGCAGCGGCCGCCACAGCTTCTCCGTCATGTAGTCTGCGCACAGGCCATTCTCCATGGCCAGGTGGAACTTGTAGCGCGCCACAAAGCTCATGAACTCCGCATCCTCTCCCGTGGCTGTACTCGTGTCCTCCAAACGCTCAGGCAGAGGCTTGTTGTTCAGACACTTCCCGTATGAATCCACCTGGGCGGGACATATAGCCAGAGCACTGGTTACTGGTTATTCTGTGCACGTgctggacaggaagtgacagCTGAACACAAGACCTCCGACTTTCAGTGGGGTCACTATTAAACTCTTAATTAGCTACCATTCAGCTCTATTAGACATAGCAACTATGCAACTAGCTATGAACTTTGAAATGCTTTGAACTGGGCAGCACTGtaaattagcactgttgcctcacaacaCCAGGGTTGGAGGTTCGAAGTCCATTGTGACCATGCTTGGTGAGTTTGCTCCATCTGTGTGTTTTAAAGAGATTCTTCCCTCTGAGTACTTGGGTGATGTTGTGTATGATCTGCGAGTCTCTAGCAGGGACAGACCAAACCACTGAATTTTTCTACCTGAATCGATGCAATATGATGATAAAGTTTGCTAACTGAGGACCGTTCCACCTATCTAGCTACACTAGTGTTTGAGTGCCTAAAAGCATGTCTGGTAGTGGTTCACGTTCTGCTGtctataataatataaacatttaaataatgtaaataataatgggggaaaaaaaatatcgtTAGAATCAATTCgcaaaatgaaacattcagaTCGAAAAAATAGATATTTCAGTATAGATCAGCAACATCCTTAGTTTCTAGCATCCCATGAGGGGTGCTCCTCTGTGTTGTGCTGCCTGAAAACGGCAGAAAAGCAgttggaaggtggatggatggatgtatggacagATACAGGCTCTAAATTCATGAGGAATAATAATACAGGTGGTGTGAGGAACTGCTTCGCTGCTGGGGCTTCCACATTACCTCGATGTACTTCATGAGCTCGCGGACATAGCGATCGCGGTCAGAGGGCACGTCGCAGTGGGACTGCATGTACAGCACAGGGGCCAGCCCCGCCCTGCGCCACTTATTCTTCTGCTGCAGCGAGAACACCGGCGGGCTCAGCAGGTAGTCGAGCGTGGGCAGCCACTGGAGCGTGAGCGGGTAGTCGGACTCCCGGCGGAAGGTGGCGCTGTAGTTAAAGAGATGGATGCCGGGGCTGTGTGACAGGACGTAGTTGTTCATCGGCGACTCCTCGTGGAAGAGCGCCCACATCTGGTGGGGCAACCGGGGCAACGGCGCCTCATATGCCCGGAAGTCAGTGCCGTAGAAGATGATGGCAGTGGTGCGCCGGTGCAGCTGCACCTTGCGGAGGCGCGTGACCATGCACGAGGAGTGGGCGCAATCGATGCGCTCCGTGTCGCCGGGGAAATGCGGGAAAAGGCCTGCGGTCCACCACAGCAAGATGGGGAGCTCCTTGTTGCTGCGCGAATCGTTGTTGCCTGGGCCGCGGAATGAGCTCACAGTGGTGAACTCCATGTCTGAGAGGGTGCTCTGGGGCTGGAAGACTTCCTGGTCTACTGGGTCCAGGGGCTGCTGACTCTGGGACAGTACAGCCCACAGTAAGCAGAGTCCCAGCGAGGCCATCGTCCTGTCCTGCAATCCCATCTCTGAAAGACATAAAACTCTGAAAAGTTTGAATGAATCAAAGGATCACCTCCAGTTTCTCGAAAAAggacaaaaaaacaacatacagccgATACTGCTTAAAGACAGAGGAGCCCCCTGTATTACATGCAAAACAGAATCAACTGCCCTGGAAGTATGTAGTGTATTATGGTCACAAAGCAGAATGAGTTCAttacaaaatacattttaaaccaTTGGGAAAGTAACATATTCACAAGTGAAAGCACAAGTAGTTGGGTAAAAAGAACACAAAGTGGACGCTTGAATTATACTAATGTTAACCACAAAAAGGTAAACAACTTAAAAACTGGATGACAAAAGGAAACTTCGTGGGAGTAAAATAATTACGAAAAGACAAATCCTATACAGTTCTATATTACTTGCTATTTTTGGGGTTAAGCTTTGGAAATATTTCcatgtaaattaaaataatgcCAAATCTTAGTAAAAGTGAAGCCACGTGAACCACGTCAAGCCTATCTCACACACAGCAACCGTATAAGACATGGGGAAAAGCATTCGTTAAGGACGATCACTAGATTAAAATACATGACTGTCAGGCAGCTGTACTATACTGAAACTTGCCCTCCAAAGAGATGCGATGCTCACGTATCTGGCGAGGCTAATGACTGCGGGCAGCTGGGAATAGCGGTACGCCGGCCAGCCGCAGCCGGATTCCGGGGAAAATAAGTTCAAAATCACGGGCGTTTCATGGACGACAGCTTGGTACGCAGACTCCTATCTTTTCAGAAATAAAACTGCCATATCGACTTCAAGGCTGATGGATATCCCTCACCATCCTTTCCAGCTGTTTGCTGTTAGTACTAGCTAACAGGAAGTGAGGAGATTCGACTGGGAAATGCCAAGCTGCGCCTGCAGTGCGGACAGAGTCCGCCGGGGGCGCACAGACAACGGCGTGTAATGGGACACGTTTGGAAAAACGGTCCCGCAACTGTGGCTTATCCCTTAATGATATTTCAGCTAAACCGATCACGCACGGCTAATAAATACCGTGCAGTACAGTTTTTCGTATACTATTGGTATTTCATTtggaaaaaacataaaaatccataacagttGTAAAGGACACTTTTTTCTGTTTAAGTTGTCGATTTGTCACGGAAAATTGGAAACGGGGCTGCATAAATTGACTTAAATGGagtttaacatttattttagcACATCACAGCAAGATTCCACGGGACCTTAATCTGTAACCTCTCGATCCAGCCCCATATCACAAAGTCAACTGTTTCACCAGTATTACTGTTTGCTCAGCTGATCGATACTCAGTCTAAACAAGGACCTGTATTGATATGCCTGTTACTAAAATCTAGTCGcctcagaaaaaaataattaaaaaagctAAACTTTTCTGCCTAGTTAATTCAGTAACGTATGTTACTAATTATACCTGCAATAGTAAAACATCTTGAGGAGATGGACATTAATGGTGAACTGGTATGTATTACTCACCACTGTCACCGGCAGAGATACTAGTACGAAACGGTGAACATTTCTGCATACGAAGCTGCCAGATCTTCGGGTGACCAATAACTCCTCTTATTCCAGCTATTAGAGAATTTTGAAATCCGCTAAATATTTAAAAGCATCATTCAATAAGGTAAGAGTCAAACGTGAATGCGGCTATATTTCGTGTTCTGTGTTGTTTTTAATACACAACGATaataatgaaaactactttaaagtatacattttattttagtatAATAAGCATTTAGCGTGCATGAAATGCCCGCGCATGCGCGACTCCGCTTGGAGTTTAGAGCCGCGCAGCAACAGCGCGTTCACGCGAAATCTCAGTTTGAGAGTGTGGTTCACGCCACGACACAAGTATCGCTTGGCAGAATGAGGTAAATAATTAGATTTTTAGCTTTAACTTTTTGCCGTCACGCCGAGCGCTCCTGTGGTATACAGGAGTTATATAGCTTTCGCAGGTATATATTTGTAGGTAATGTTTAGCTCTGGTGCGATGTACGAATCTGGCGTAAACGATGCTGTATACGAATTAGCATGTTAGCCGGTTAGTCGCTTGCGCGATGTATCGCGAGATGTAAGTGTGATGAAAGTGTCCTTTGAAGAATCAGCTGCACCCAGTGGCTCGCTAGCTATTTAGTCAGCGTAGTGTTTTATATCATGCACAGCATTTGCACAGTAATGGGCACATACACGGATCAACTGACTGTGACGAGCTTGCGCAACTGCAAGCCGACTGTTTCCTGGCAGGTGGTCCCTGCGACGCACTTCGTACTCTgcaaacaaataataaaatattgacTCATCTTCTGCATTGGCCGCCTGACTAAACTGCCACTTGTGTAATCTGAGAGTGTGCATTTTCAGGCAgttcaaacatttaaaaatgatatcTGGTAGCCTACTTGCGCATCCCAAACACGATCAGCATACGAAATCAGTTTCAGATCCCTATTCCCTCCTCAGTGCTCCATTGTTCTCCAATACATAGAACCTGCCATGTCAGAGCTGCGTTACAGAGTGTAAATTGTTACAAGCAGTACCAAATTAAGTGTCCCGCGAACTCTGTCCAGGTGGCGCTGAGCCAGTGGGTCTGTCAGTCAGTGTCATCATGAGTGGGAAGAGCCTGCTGCTGAAGGTGATCCTCCTTGGCGATGGGGGAGTGGGCAAGAGCTCCCTGATGAACCGCTATGTGACGGACCGCTTCGACTCGCAGTCCTACCACACCATCGGCGTGGAGTTCCTCAACAGGGACTTGGAGGTGGACGGCCGCCTGGTCACCCTGCAGATCTGGGACACGGCTGGGCAGGAGCGCTTCAAGAGCCTGCGCACTCCATTCTACCGGGGTGCAGACTGCTGCTTGCTGACCTTCGCCGTGGATGATCTGCAGAGTTTCCGCAACCTGGGCTGCTGGAAGAAGGAGTTCATGTACTACTCAGACGTGAGGGACCCGGAGCGCTTCCCCTTCGTGGTCTTGGGCAACAAGGTGGACAAAGGCCCGGagagggaggtgggggaggaggaggcgCGAGCCTGGTGTCAGGAGAACGGGTGCTGCCCGTACTTCGAGACCAGTGCCAAGGACGATACCAACGTGGGTGCGGCGTTTGAGGCGGCTGTGCGTgaggtcctggcaggggaggagCAGCTGGACCACGCGCTACTCAGCAGCGCCATCGATCTCCATGGCAACCGCAAGGCCCCGCGCTCCTCCTGCTGCTGAGTCCGATtgcttccccccaccccccccactcccggCTTACATATCCGCTTGCGTCATGTGAGCTTGAGACCAGCCTCTGAGCTGCTGCCAGGGGTGGTTCTGAGGCGTGATCCGAACGGACTGTTGTGCGCCTGGTACCGGTTTCTCCGTGTCCAGCGGGATGTGGGGTCTAGCACAAACTGCGCCCTTTTGTCTCTCTTGTCAGCCTCCCAAATGCCTGTGGGGTTGAAGGCAGTGGCAGTGGtagtgttggtggggggggttgcaggtggggggggggttatttaacACGCTGGTTTCTCACTCTCCAGTGCTGTGATGCTGCCTCCTTGAAAAAGCACCGCTTGGCAGAGGAACACCGAATGGTTTGCATTCTCATTTTTAGATTCCCTTTAAAAAGTGGtctttgaaattgaaataatatTGCCTCAGCCTGACAGATCACCTGTCTGTTCATAGGACTGTCATTTTTCTGCAGGTGGTGGGCGGGGCGGACATAAAGAGAAGTGAAAGTGGTGAGCTGCCTCTGTAATCCTGCGCTAAGGGTGACTTGGTTGCCATGAGTTTTGTTTAGTAATCCGTAGCTGCGTCTGCGCCTGTTCGTGACTCATTTAATGATGGAAATCAGTTAACTATGAAGATACTGTATTTATACTACACTTGTTTTGCGTTTTTGGGTGTTAATTGGGGAAGTGTGGGAAGGTGACATTTTTCGGGGACATATTTGTAATTGGGCCCCTTTACTCTTATTTTCAAAACATCATAAAGTGAAGAAAGCGAAGGTATTTCTTTCGATATGTCTACTCCGATGTTTCCTTAAGATTTTTTTGCTGCAGCATGAGTGCTTTTTGCTGCTTGCATGGCAGGGTGTGGCGGTGTGTGCCGGTCTGATTGTGAGTGACAGACAGGGGCAGCGGGGTAGGATGTAATGGGGTTCAGCGAGGTTAGGAGCTGCACTGCGGCTTGTTGTAAGGCACATTCTCCCGGCTGCTGCTCTCTCACGGCTCCTGGTTACAAGCGCGTTTCTCTCTCTAAACGCTGTACCACTTCACCATCTTTCCCCTGTGCTGCTACAGATCTTTTTCCCCTCGCTGTACAAAGATGCTGTTACAAATGTCGGTTTGTGTGTCGACACGCCCATCGAGCCGATGCCCGCAGATGTAGCAAATGGTGACATAGTGTGAATTGGAGCAGCAGAGAAGCAGGTAGCATAGTGTATATAAAAACCAAGCCCCAGGAGAAGGTACTTGATCTGAATTGCATCAGAAAATGTTCAATATGTCTGGGTGAAAAATGAAAACTTACCTCTGTAATTTTAACTACAGTATTGTAATGAAAAGATTCAACCTTGTTTGTTCATAAAACAAAGTATGGAAACCTTGTACAGTAGATTTATGTGACTGGGCATTTTTAGGCATGAAGGGACCTGTAAAAGCGAAGGGTATGATGCAAGTGTTTGGTTCACTCTGGGTTAGGTCAGCCGTGCTGTGACAGAGGATTTTGATTGGTTGACATAATTGCATCCATACAGCTTGAGCCACTGTGAGATGTGGTGAGGACCAGTATTACACAAGTATTAGGATCTGACTAAAAGCATGATGGACCATTGCGTCCATTAAGTTAATGGAAGGAGCAGTGTGGTATAGCAGTTATGGGACTGTACTGCATGTAGAACGTGTGCAAGCTCAGGTCTAGGGGGCACAACTATTGCACCCTAAAAGGCACTTAAATTTCTTCAtacatgaataaaatataaatgtaaagggaaaatgtatgtatgaattgTAAACCTGTAAATATTTTCTCTTTACGTGACGTGAGCAAGAAAATaattgaaattaaattaaattaaagatgGTACAGAAATAATGGTACTTCATGTGGGTGTGCCAGTTGTCTGGTTTTCCATGTATTCTGGAAGACCTTTCATCAAGGTGACGTTTCCTATGTAAAAGGGGATATGAGGTTCAGTGCCACGTTTGGGTGACGTCCTCCATCACATGAGCAACTGGATGTGTTTGCATCGTCACGTATGACTCTGCTTGCTAATAGCAGTGTTATCTTGTGGTTTCTTTTGGTTTTAGGGTGGTGTTCGCTAAGCCAACGGGTTTATTTTATGAGTTCATTAATTCCCTTCTATTGTAGGTACAAAAGCATTGCTTTGCTTTAATGAAGTGCATTTCTCTTACGCTTCACCATCTTTAGTATTGACTTTTTGTGTGGGTCTGTATAAAAGTTTGTGTTTTCCCTTGTTACAGTTAAACGTTTGGCGTGTGCAGGTTACTGGCGTCATGTACACTGTGAAGAGGAGGGAGTACGTGATTAAAAGAGGTTATGACAGATATGCTTTTGGAAATTAAATGGAATATAGTGATGGTATGTTTCACTTTAATACTGTGATAATTGTCATGGATTCAGTGTTACGGATGTCACTGGTTACTTGTA
Encoded here:
- the fut11 gene encoding alpha-(1,3)-fucosyltransferase 11 isoform X1, whose product is MQKCSPFRTSISAGDSEMGLQDRTMASLGLCLLWAVLSQSQQPLDPVDQEVFQPQSTLSDMEFTTVSSFRGPGNNDSRSNKELPILLWWTAGLFPHFPGDTERIDCAHSSCMVTRLRKVQLHRRTTAIIFYGTDFRAYEAPLPRLPHQMWALFHEESPMNNYVLSHSPGIHLFNYSATFRRESDYPLTLQWLPTLDYLLSPPVFSLQQKNKWRRAGLAPVLYMQSHCDVPSDRDRYVRELMKYIEVDSYGKCLNNKPLPERLEDTSTATGEDAEFMSFVARYKFHLAMENGLCADYMTEKLWRPLHQGCVPVYRGSASVLDWLPSEHSAILIDDFPSPRELAQYLKALDGDDAEYARFLGYKLPGRLTNTRLLEAMRDREWGVNDMSMPNYLNGFECFVCDRENERLVATRAHRRAPKKNPLPLARMANSSHMGCPLPCPGFGTVADLPANDSWLQMWPPDYWQSLDQAEGLQSLIQHNESDPGLLWHYMQKLAASRTGGV
- the fut11 gene encoding alpha-(1,3)-fucosyltransferase 11 isoform X2, translating into MSISSRCFTIAEMGLQDRTMASLGLCLLWAVLSQSQQPLDPVDQEVFQPQSTLSDMEFTTVSSFRGPGNNDSRSNKELPILLWWTAGLFPHFPGDTERIDCAHSSCMVTRLRKVQLHRRTTAIIFYGTDFRAYEAPLPRLPHQMWALFHEESPMNNYVLSHSPGIHLFNYSATFRRESDYPLTLQWLPTLDYLLSPPVFSLQQKNKWRRAGLAPVLYMQSHCDVPSDRDRYVRELMKYIEVDSYGKCLNNKPLPERLEDTSTATGEDAEFMSFVARYKFHLAMENGLCADYMTEKLWRPLHQGCVPVYRGSASVLDWLPSEHSAILIDDFPSPRELAQYLKALDGDDAEYARFLGYKLPGRLTNTRLLEAMRDREWGVNDMSMPNYLNGFECFVCDRENERLVATRAHRRAPKKNPLPLARMANSSHMGCPLPCPGFGTVADLPANDSWLQMWPPDYWQSLDQAEGLQSLIQHNESDPGLLWHYMQKLAASRTGGV
- the fut11 gene encoding alpha-(1,3)-fucosyltransferase 11 isoform X3, whose amino-acid sequence is MGLQDRTMASLGLCLLWAVLSQSQQPLDPVDQEVFQPQSTLSDMEFTTVSSFRGPGNNDSRSNKELPILLWWTAGLFPHFPGDTERIDCAHSSCMVTRLRKVQLHRRTTAIIFYGTDFRAYEAPLPRLPHQMWALFHEESPMNNYVLSHSPGIHLFNYSATFRRESDYPLTLQWLPTLDYLLSPPVFSLQQKNKWRRAGLAPVLYMQSHCDVPSDRDRYVRELMKYIEVDSYGKCLNNKPLPERLEDTSTATGEDAEFMSFVARYKFHLAMENGLCADYMTEKLWRPLHQGCVPVYRGSASVLDWLPSEHSAILIDDFPSPRELAQYLKALDGDDAEYARFLGYKLPGRLTNTRLLEAMRDREWGVNDMSMPNYLNGFECFVCDRENERLVATRAHRRAPKKNPLPLARMANSSHMGCPLPCPGFGTVADLPANDSWLQMWPPDYWQSLDQAEGLQSLIQHNESDPGLLWHYMQKLAASRTGGV
- the rab9b gene encoding ras-related protein Rab-9B, producing MSGKSLLLKVILLGDGGVGKSSLMNRYVTDRFDSQSYHTIGVEFLNRDLEVDGRLVTLQIWDTAGQERFKSLRTPFYRGADCCLLTFAVDDLQSFRNLGCWKKEFMYYSDVRDPERFPFVVLGNKVDKGPEREVGEEEARAWCQENGCCPYFETSAKDDTNVGAAFEAAVREVLAGEEQLDHALLSSAIDLHGNRKAPRSSCC